TTTATCGCCAATCATAAATACAGGCGCAAGCCCGCAAGCGCCGATGCAACGCGTATTTTCTAATGTAAATAAACCGTCCTTGGTCGTTTGGCCGGGCTCTATGTTTAACATATCCGAAATGGCGTCCAAAATAGTTTTAGCGCCTTTTACATAACACGCCGTGCCCATGCATACGCTAATGACATGCTTGCCTTTGGGCTCGGTTGAAAAATTAGAATAAAACGTGACTACGCCGTTAATTTTGGCGACAGATTCGCCCAGTTCTTCGGATATGATTTTTTGAACTTCAATGGGAATACATCCGAAAATATTTTGCGCGTCATGCAAAACCGGCATCAAAGGCCCCTGTTTTTGTTTGTGTTTTTGGATACGCTCTTTTAATAATAGAACCTTGGATTCTTCCAATTCAAATTTCATTCGTTAGCCCCTTTTGATAAATAAATAATAAACTATGAAATTTATTTGCTTTAAATTGACAATAAATTAACTATTCTAGATTATAGCAAATGAAGCCAAATATGTCCATTAAATTATTGCTTACAATTTCTTAAATTTATATTAATGATTGTCAAAGTATGATAATTGATAAGATAAAAATTAACACATAATAATTACTTC
This sequence is a window from Clostridiales bacterium. Protein-coding genes within it:
- a CDS encoding NAD(P)H-dependent oxidoreductase subunit E translates to MKFELEESKVLLLKERIQKHKQKQGPLMPVLHDAQNIFGCIPIEVQKIISEELGESVAKINGVVTFYSNFSTEPKGKHVISVCMGTACYVKGAKTILDAISDMLNIEPGQTTKDGLFTLENTRCIGACGLAPVFMIGDKVYGNATKDTAKKAIEKILKSESLTGIEE